A part of Ammospiza nelsoni isolate bAmmNel1 chromosome 9, bAmmNel1.pri, whole genome shotgun sequence genomic DNA contains:
- the SHISAL2A gene encoding protein shisa-like-2A, with protein sequence MSAECSSYLNADKVLVNGFSCPRAGGDARAVFCCGFQDIKYCCDDPHSFFPYEHSYMWWLSVGALVGLSIAAVVLFAFIITVCVLCYLFISTKPRSKLDTGLSLQTADSEARGSSIC encoded by the exons ATGAGCGCCGAGTGCAGCAGTTACCTCAACGCCGACAAGGTGCTGGTGAACGGGTTCAGCTGCCCGCGGGCGGGCGGCGACGCCCGCGCCGTGTTCTGCTGCGGCTTCCAGGACATCAAGTACTGCTGCGATGACCCCCACAGCTTCTTCCCCTACGAGCACAGCTACATGTGGTGGCTCAG TGTTGGAGCACTCGTGGGCCTGTCAATAGCAGCAGTGGTCCTGTTTGCTTTTATCATCACTGTGTGTGTTCTCTGTTACCTGTTTATCAGCACCAAGCCACGCAGCAAACTCGATACTGGTTTGAGCTTACAGACAGCAG ACAGTGAGGCCAGAGGGAGTTCAATATGTTAA